Proteins from a genomic interval of Zingiber officinale cultivar Zhangliang chromosome 1B, Zo_v1.1, whole genome shotgun sequence:
- the LOC122050733 gene encoding putative glucuronosyltransferase PGSIP8 yields the protein MGSGRPLGLLLALLLAPVMAFVAAQEVATTAPRRRNAYAAMMYMGTPRDYEFYVATRVMMRSLARLGVDADLVVIASVDVPKRWVQTLQEEDGVKVVSVENLKNPYENQGNFNTRFKLTLNKLYAWSLVSYDRVVMLDSDNIFLQRTDELFQCGQFCAVFINPCIFHTGLFVLQPSMKVFKDMLHELEIVRDNPDGADQGFLASYFSDLLDQPMFHPPSNGTKLIGSYRLPLGYQMDASYYYLKLRWSIPCGPNSVITFPSAPWLKPWYWWSWPVLPLGLAWHEQRRENLGYGSELPVLLIQAVMYIGIIAITRLARPGLSKLCYNRRPEKSITILHTTLKIAAFWSILAAYAVPFFLIPRTVHPLFGWSLYMLGVASLLSIVINVFLLPPLPVLTVLLGMLGSLFVMAFPWYSDGVVRALVVFAYAFCCSPIVWSSLMKVIVSLQNLVERDAFFPRLGESTEMSEFNKLY from the exons ATGGGGAGCGGCCGGCCTCTGGGGTTGCTTTTGGCGCTGCTGCTGGCACCAGTGATGGCGTTCGTGGCTGCCCAGGAGGTCGCGACGACCGCGCCGAGGCGGAGGAACGCGTATGCTGCGATGATGTACATGGGGACGCCGAGGGATTACGAGTTCTATGTGGCGACGAGGGTAATGATGAGGTCTCTTGCGCGACTTGGCGTCGACGCCGATCTCGTCGTCATCGCTTCCGTGGACGTGCCCAAACGATGGGTCCAAACATT GCAAGAGGAAGATGGCGTGAAGGTGGTTTCTGTTGAGAATTTGAAGAATCCGTATGAGAACCAAGGCAATTTCAACACCAGATTCAAGTTGACATTGAACAAGCTTTATGCATGGAGCTTAGTTTCATATGACCGGGTTGTTATGCTCGACTCTGATAACATTTTCCTCCAGCGTACTGATGAACTTTTCCAGTGTGGGCAGTTCTGTGCTGTGTTTATCAATCCCTGCATCTTTCATACTGGACTTTTTGTTCTTCAG CCGTCGATGAAGGTATTCAAAGACATGCTTCACGAGTTAGAAATTGTTCGTGATAACCCAGATGGTGCAGATCAGGGTTTTCTTGCAAGCTATTTTTCTGACTTGCTTGATCAGCCAATGTTTCATCCACCTTCCAATGGCACCAAGCTCATTGGTTCCTATCGACTTCCTTTGGGATACCAGATGGATGCTTCGTATTACT ATCTGAAACTCCGATGGAGCATACCATGCGGACCAAATAGTGTGATCACATTTCCCAGCGCCCCATGGCTAAAACCTTGGTATTGGTGGTCTTGGCCTGTCTTACCATTGGGTCTTGCTTGGCACGAGCAGCGTCGAGAAAACCTTGG GTATGGTTCAGAATTACCTGTCTTGTTGATCCAAGCAGTCATGTATATCGGAATCATAGCAATCACTCGGTTGGCTCGACCAGGCCTGTCCAAGTTGTGCTATAACCGTCGACCAGAGAAAAGCATCACAATATTACATACGACACTCAAGATAGCAGCATTTTGGTCCATACTCGCTGCCTACGCGGTGCCCTTTTTCCTTATTCCACGAACTGTGCACCCACTTTTCGGTTGGTCGCTTTACATGCTCGGAGTCGCATCTCTTCTATCAATCGTAATCAATGTCTTCCTGCTGCCACCCCTGCCAGTCCTTACGGTACTGCTGGGAATGCTGGGCTCACTGTTTGTGATGGCGTTTCCTTGGTATTCTGACGGTGTTGTCAGGGCGTTGGTGGTCTTTGCTTACGCCTTCTGTTGCTCGCCAATTGTATGGTCGTCTCTGATGAAAGTTATAGTCTCCTTGCAGAACTTAGTCGAAAGGGATGCCTTCTTTCCTAGATTGGGGGAGTCCACCGAGATGTCGGAGTTCAACAAACTGTATTGA